The Bubalus bubalis isolate 160015118507 breed Murrah chromosome 1, NDDB_SH_1, whole genome shotgun sequence genome includes a region encoding these proteins:
- the LOC102396873 gene encoding 40S ribosomal protein S13-like has product MGRVHAPGKGLSQSALPYRRSVPTWLKLTSDDVKEQIYKLAKKGLTPSQIGVILRDSHGVAQVRFVTGNKILRILKSKGLAPDLPEDLYHLTKKAVAVRKHLERNRKDKDVKFRLILIESCIHRLARYYKTKRVLPPNWKYESSTASVLVA; this is encoded by the coding sequence ATGGGTCGCGTGCACGCTCCCGGGAAGGGCCTGTCCCAGTCGGCTCTGCCCTACCGCCGCAGCGTCCCCACCTGGCTGAAGCTCACTTCTGACGACGTGAAGGAGCAGATCTACAAACTGGCCAAGAAGGGCCTGACTCCCTCACAGATCGGTGTGATCCTGAGAGACTCTCATGGTGTTGCACAAGTACGTTTTGTGACAGGCAACAAAATCTTGAGAATTCTTAAGTCCAAAGGACTTGCTCCTGATCTCCCTGAGGATCTCTATCATTTAACTAAGAAAGCTGTTGCTGTTCGGAAGCATCTTGAGAGGAACAGAAAGGATAAAGATGTTAAATTCCGTCTGATTCTGATTGAGAGCTGTATTCACCGGTTAGCTCGATACTACAAGACCAAACGAGTCCTACCCCCTAATTGGAAATACGAGTCATCCACAGCCTCTGTCCTGGTTGCATAA